One genomic segment of Panicum virgatum strain AP13 chromosome 2N, P.virgatum_v5, whole genome shotgun sequence includes these proteins:
- the LOC120662204 gene encoding thioredoxin-like 1-1, chloroplastic produces the protein MAEALCNGVVASPCAGDVGVAARLRGAAAALAESVPIGGYSTKSSFSAGRMAMTDRKARPLPLTVEAAPGQMNLSFPKATRWWHKGLQPNMREIESAQDLADSLLNAGDKLVVVDFFSPGCGGCRALHPKIAQFAERNPDVMFLQVNYETHKSMCYSLHVHVLPFFRFYRGAEGRVSSFSCTNATINKFKDALAKHGPERCSLGPARGLEESELLALAANKDLQFTYEKPDLVPLAEAIAKEAAAPGGPWFPLPVSATQLLTQGPENSLLSSGR, from the exons ATGGCCGAGGCGCTGTGCAACGGCGTCGTCGCGTCGCCGTGCGCCGGGGACGTCGGCGTGGCCGCCCGGCTcaggggcgccgcggcggcgctcgcggagtCCGTGCCGATCGGCGGATACAGCACCAAGAGCTCCTTCTCCGCCGGGAGGATGGCCATGACGGACCGGAAGGCGAGGCCCCTGCCTCTGACCGTCGAAGCGGCGCCTGGACAG ATGAACCTGTCGTTTCCCAAGGCCACGCGGTGGTGGCACAAGGGGCTGCAGCCCAACATGAGGGAGATCGAGTCCGCGCAGGACCTCGCCGACTCCCTCCTCAACGCCGGCGACaagctcgtcgtcgtcgacttCTTCTCCCCAGGTTGCGGCGGCTGCCGCGCCCTCCATCCCAAG ATTGCCCAGTTTGCCGAGAGGAACCCAGATGTCATGTTCCTGCAAGTGAACTACGAGACGCACAAGTCCATGTGCTACAGCCTCCACGTCCATGTTCTCCCTTTCTTCAGGTTCTACAGGGGAGCTGAGGGACGGGTCAGCAGCTTCAGCTGCACGAATGCAACT ATCAACAAGTTCAAGGACGCCCTCGCGAAGCACGGGCCTGAAAGGTGCAGCCTCGGCCCTGCACGGGGGCTGGAGGAGTCGGAGCTCTTGGCCTTGGCTGCAAACAAGGACCTGCAATTCACCTACGAGAAGCCGGACCTTGTcccactagcagaagccattgcCAAGGAGGCTGCTGCACCAGGAGGTCCCTGGTTTCCATTGCCTGTGTCAGCGACGCAGTTGCTCACTCAGGGACCAGAGAATTCTTTGCTGTCATCTGGAAGATAG
- the LOC120662205 gene encoding WUSCHEL-related homeobox 11-like isoform X1, whose translation MDAGGLSPARHAAAEPVRSRWTPKPEQILILESIFNSGMVNPPKNETVRIRKLLERFGAVGDANVFYWFQNRRSRSRRRQRQLQAAAAAGSSSSSGGAGLAPASAASSSTGMFAHGAAYGSSSESVSWPPPSAGMMGDLDSGGGDDLFAISRQMGYANGGGSGSAAMTSQQQRQRQLYYSCQPAGSMTTVFINGVATEVARGPIDLRSMFGQDVMLVHSTGGILPVNEYGILMQSLQMGESYFLVTRG comes from the exons ATGGATGCAGGCGGCCTGAGCCCCgcgcggcacgcggcggcggagccggtGCGGTCGCGGTGGACGCCCAAGCCGGAGCAGATACTCATCCTCGAGTCCATCTTCAACAGCGGGATGGTCAACCCGCCCAAGAACGAGACCGTCCGCATCCGCAAGCTGCTCGAGCGCTTCGGCGCCGTCGGCGACGCCAACGTCTTCTACTGGTTCCAGAaccgccgctcccgctcccgccggcgccagcgccagctgcaggcggccgcggcagcaggctcctcgtcctcgtcgggcggcgccggcctcgCGCCGGCCTCAGCGGCCTCGTCATCGACGGGGATGTTCGCCCACGGCGCGGCGTACGGCTCGTCGTCCGAGTCCGTgtcgtggccgccgccgtccgcggggATGATGGGGGACCTGGACAGCGGGGGCGGTGACGACCTCTTCGCCATATCGCGGCAGATGGGCTATGCGAACGGCGGTGGCTCCGGCTCGGCGGCCATGAcgtcgcagcagcagcggcagcggcagctttACTACTCGTGCCAGCCAG CAGGGAGCATGACGACGGTGTTCATCAATGGCGTGGCGACGGAGGTGGCCCGGGGCCCGATCGACCTGCGGTCCATGTTCGGGCAGGATGTGATGCTGGTCCACTCCACCGGCGGCATCCTCCCCGTCAACGAGTATGGAATCCTCATGCAGAGCCTGCAAATGGGCGAGAGCTACTTCCTG GTGACGAGGGGCTAG
- the LOC120662205 gene encoding WUSCHEL-related homeobox 11-like isoform X2, with product MDAGGLSPARHAAAEPVRSRWTPKPEQILILESIFNSGMVNPPKNETVRIRKLLERFGAVGDANVFYWFQNRRSRSRRRQRQLQAAAAAGSSSSSGGAGLAPASAASSSTGMFAHGAAYGSSSESVSWPPPSAGMMGDLDSGGGDDLFAISRQMGYANGGGSGSAAMTSQQQRQRQLYYSCQPGSMTTVFINGVATEVARGPIDLRSMFGQDVMLVHSTGGILPVNEYGILMQSLQMGESYFLVTRG from the exons ATGGATGCAGGCGGCCTGAGCCCCgcgcggcacgcggcggcggagccggtGCGGTCGCGGTGGACGCCCAAGCCGGAGCAGATACTCATCCTCGAGTCCATCTTCAACAGCGGGATGGTCAACCCGCCCAAGAACGAGACCGTCCGCATCCGCAAGCTGCTCGAGCGCTTCGGCGCCGTCGGCGACGCCAACGTCTTCTACTGGTTCCAGAaccgccgctcccgctcccgccggcgccagcgccagctgcaggcggccgcggcagcaggctcctcgtcctcgtcgggcggcgccggcctcgCGCCGGCCTCAGCGGCCTCGTCATCGACGGGGATGTTCGCCCACGGCGCGGCGTACGGCTCGTCGTCCGAGTCCGTgtcgtggccgccgccgtccgcggggATGATGGGGGACCTGGACAGCGGGGGCGGTGACGACCTCTTCGCCATATCGCGGCAGATGGGCTATGCGAACGGCGGTGGCTCCGGCTCGGCGGCCATGAcgtcgcagcagcagcggcagcggcagctttACTACTCGTGCCAGCCAG GGAGCATGACGACGGTGTTCATCAATGGCGTGGCGACGGAGGTGGCCCGGGGCCCGATCGACCTGCGGTCCATGTTCGGGCAGGATGTGATGCTGGTCCACTCCACCGGCGGCATCCTCCCCGTCAACGAGTATGGAATCCTCATGCAGAGCCTGCAAATGGGCGAGAGCTACTTCCTG GTGACGAGGGGCTAG
- the LOC120662207 gene encoding cyclic dof factor 2-like produces MELAGAASPRSPESHVATPRPPPQPPEKDACEGTGDTIITGEKPCTHQELDLGQTNSSSLNSSSECENQAPSNDEMTGSESNLETAKTEGDVPRGEKVLKKPDKILPCPRCNSMDTKFCYYNNYNIKQPRHFCKSCQRYWTAGGSMRNIPVGAGRRKSKSSSANCRSILIPGSSVATPVGESTLFPLPINGNQAAVNFEPDSPLCNSMASVLKIGGEQNKNASPASTAQPRNGETQTCPPSTTTLDGPRSDSHKVTVSAHQNGVVGHGNGVTSMHPIPFFPGPPFVYPWSPAWNGIPAVAAPVCPAPAEAANSSENGNSSSNVQWNVPPMLPVLPPGFCGTPIPVPVMPSSVWPFITPWPNGAWSTPWLGPGVSASSPTSSSTCSDSGSPVLGKHSRDSRPQGDEKAERCLWIPKTLRIDDPDEAAKSSIWTTLGIEPGERGMFRPFRSKPENREQISSTAKVMQANPAALSRSQSFQETT; encoded by the exons atggagctcgccggagccgcGTCCCCTCGGTCGCCGGAATCCCACGTGGCGACGCCCCGCCCGCCTCCGCAGCCGCCGGAGAAG GATGCATGTGAAGGTACAGGGGACACGATTATCACTGGGGAAAAGCCATGCACACATCAGGAGTTAGACCTTGGTCAGACAAATAGTTCTAGCCTTAACAGTTCCAGTGAGTGTGAGAATCAGGCACCCAGCAATGACGAAATGACTGGATCAGAGTCCAATTTAGAGACAGCCAAGACTGAGGGTGATGTACCGAGAGGAGAGAAGGTCCTGAAGAAACCAGACAAGATCCTGCCATGTCCTCGTTGCAACAGCATGGATACAAAGTTCTGTTATTACAACAACTACAACATTAAGCAACCAAGGCATTTTTGCAAGAGTTGTCAGAGGTACTGGACTGCAGGTGGGAGCATGAGAAATATTCCTGTCGGTGCTGGTAGGCGCAAGAGCAAGAGCTCTAGTGCGAATTGCCGCAGCATATTGATTCCAGGCAGTAGTGTAGCTACTCCTGTGGGAGAGTCTACCCTCTTTCCATTGCCTATCAATGGAAATCAAGCAGCAGTTAACTTCGAGCCTGATTCCCCTCTCTGCAACTCCATGGCCTCGGTGCTGAAGATTGGAGGGGAGCAGAATAAGAATGCCAGCCCTGCCTCAACAGCACAgccaagaaatggagaaacCCAGACCTGCCCACCTTCTACGACAACATTAGACGGTCCTCGGAGTGACTCGCATAAAGTAACAGTGAGTGCACATCAAAATGGAGTTGTTGGGCATGGCAACGGGGTCACTTCCATGCATCCTATACCATTCTTTCCTGGCCCTCCTTTTGTGTACCCATGGAGTCCAGCATGGAATGGTATTCCTGCCGTTGCAGCACCTGTATGCCCAGCCCCAGCAGAAGCAGCGAATTCTTCAGAAAATGGCAACAGTAGTAGTAATGTTCAATGGAATGTTCCGCCAATGTTGCCGGTACTGCCACCAGGATTCTGCGGTACACCTATTCCAGTTCCGGTAATGCCATCTTCAGTTTGGCCATTCATTACGCCTTGGCCTAATGGAGCATGGAGCACGCCGTGGCTCGGACCTGGCGTGTCAGCATCATCTCCCACAAGCAGCAGCACATGTTCAGATAGCGGGTCACCTGTCCTGGGGAAACACTCAAGGGACTCCAGACCTCAAGGTGATGAGAAGGCAGAAAGATGCCTGTGGATTCCGAAGACGCTGCGGATCGACGACCCCGATGAAGCTGCAAAGAGTTCAATCTGGACCACCCTTGGGATTGAACCCGGTGAGAGAGGCATGTTCAGACCATTCAGGTCCAAACCTGAGAACCGGGAGCAGATATCCAGCACCGCTAAAGTCATGCAAGCAAATCCAGCGGCTCTATCACGCTCACAATCTTTTCaggagacaacatga